The nucleotide window tcatttattttcagttgATTTGTGTTAGGCCCATCTGTATGATTATGCagaagattattttttatttttgttatcaaTAGGTTTTGTGTTATGTGTCAAGTTTACAGATGCAGAAAAGTGCCTATATTAAACGTGTTATGTCATCACTGCTCATTATCACACTACAATACAGGATTacttgtcaaataaataaatgaataattttagtTCACAATGTAGAGATTGCAGTGATATATGACCCAGTAAATTACTTCaataatcatgaaaatattaaagggttaaggttaaaattctgtcatcatttactcaccctcatgttgttccaaacttgtataagTTTCTTTTCTCTGAACATAAAAgtagatgttttgaagaatgttagtAAGCAAACTGTTTTGgtgaccattgacttccattgtatggatgaaaaaacaaacaaacgagacatttcttaaaatatcttcttttatgttcagcagaagaaagtcttatttagaatgacatgagggtgaatagattatgacagaattttcaattttagttGAACTAAGATAAATGTTTAAGTGTGCCCCCTATAATCACAAGTGGTCCCCCCAGTTACCGTGGTCTAGAACTGCCACTGGAGTGCAGCACACACAAAGAAACTTATACTGCcgtaaaaagtcaaaatgtggagttttttatttataacatatgATACAGTTAAGCAACATCACAATGTCTTCCACGTCATTGAAACCATgattgaaaatgtgacactgtAACATTAATCAAACAAGTAATGTTAGTTAAAATTAAGTCGCTTACGTTTTAGGAGCAATACTTCTATTTCAGAAGCAAAAATATAGTTCCAAATAAAGATCACATCAGAACCATATCATGTCTCACAGCAATTACCACTCAGTAGTATTGcattactgaatgattcagcaTTTTGAAAGAATCGGCTGAGTCAAAAATTGAATGGCCCATTAATAAACAACTGCCTCACTCTTGAATGAATAGCTGTTTGAACGAATCGTTTTATAGAATgaatcaatgactcactcaataGATGGTCATTTGCCGCCACCtacttttttcagtgtaaatggtttaatttgaaattaatttagGATAATGattctaatttattgaacagatgtaagaatttgaaataaaagatgaaGCATTCATTTAGGAAGATTCGGGAAAATATCCCTTTATAAAGGAAAAAATGCCCTTGAGGTAAATAtcatatgcatatttaaatatgtatagtATATtatagactatatatatatatatagtctatgTGAGTACGTGAGTACTGTTTGGGAGTTTCTTTACTCCAGTCCTCCTCTGAGATCCTATTGGTGCCTGTAAGTTTGAGAACAAGAGCATCTCCTTTCCCATAGGCAAAGGACAAGAGGATGAGAAATAGAGGTGAAGTGTAAACGCAAACGCGCTTAGAGAACAGCGAGCAAGAGAGTGAAGAGGAGAGAAAGATCTATCGATTTATCCATAACAACTTGGACGATGCTGCTGACAGACTGACGGCGAAAGATTCATCTGATCTCTTTACAGAATGCAGGGAATCAGCACGCGAGCTCATGCAATTTCTGTGTATGCCTCAGGGAAAAGTTGCAAGAAGATGAAAGTGGAAAATATGAAGAATGAGAAGTTGCAGTATGTTTTGGAATATGACAGAGATACACCGACGGGAACTTTCATTGACCCACAGGGTTAGTGTAGCATATTGTGTGGGAGGGAAAACATTTTAGCATTGTTTGACAATTATTTTACTTGTTGGTGTTGAACGTTACCATTTGTGCAATCTTGTTTTGATTACTTGTGAAGGTCAGCGAAACGACAGGAAGAAAAAAAGCGTGAAGCTAAGAAAACCTGCAGAATCTGAAGCTGCGAGAGAAATTCGAGTAGATCTTCAAGGATCTGACCTGTGGAAGAGATTTCATGAGATCGGCACAGAGATGATCATCACGAAAGTTGGGAGGTAGATGGCAATACAGGCCTATTATAGTTGTTCTAAAATCAATGACAATTTAGTCTGGCTACTATTACAGCAAATGAGCTTGTGAAAAATTAGAACCAAAAAAGGGGGttttatcttgtttttaatgttatgttgGTGCTATTAAACGCAGTGTCACACTTTTTATACTGTATGACTGCagaacattttataataataaaaaacaacaacttggAGTAAAACACAGTGTGCAAGAAATGTATAAACAAGCATGACAGTGTGTAGGGCGATGTGATAAGATTAGACTATACTTAATATTGATGTCAGGTATGTTTATCTTTAATTTTAGTCAGGGCTGGAATATGCTCACTACACCACTTTTAAAACCTGAACAGTTTTTAAATCACTATGGCATTGTAGACTTGCTGACTTAGTGGTTACAGGGAAATCCTGGACATTATACATGCCTGAGGATCAAACACCACATTTTCAAGTTACACAATATATCCAAGCAAAGAGATGTGTGTTTCTGTGCGAGTttgttttgttcaaaatgagTTGACAGTCTGGTAGTGTGTAATCCTCAGCTGTTTAGTGTATGATGCCCCGTTTTTCGCtgtagcttaaagggttagttcacccaaaaatgaaaataatgtcatttattactcaccctcatgccgttcacacccataagacctttgttaatcttcagaacgcaaattaagatatttttgttgaaatccgatgactgaagcagtgttttgaaatcggccatcactaaataagtcattatttagtttttttttggcgcaccaaaaatattctcgtcgctttatagtattaatatttaaccactgtactcacatgaactgatttaaatatcattgctccctatgcaggcctcactgagccatcggatttcaacaaaaatatcttaatttgcattccgaagattaacgaaagttttacgggtgtggaatggcatgagggtgagtaataaatgacagaattttcatttttgggtgaactaaccctttaaccattTACAAAATCGGCAAGTGTAAGCCTAGTTTTTTAAAGTCTGTTCAGATTTTAAAAGTCATGTACTGTATTCCAGTTTTTTGTTGGCCTCCGACTGAATGAACTCATAGTCTGAAACTAAAAAATATGTGCTCTTCATACATTGCATTATTTTCGGTGAaatctgtcaaaaaaaaaaaaaaaaaaatctacagaCTGGCTCTATCTTTTGTCAACTTGCACCATCTTATCCAGGATGCAAATCGGGACAAAAGTTCTGTAGTTTGTGTAGCCTTTATTTTTACCTATACTATAACTATGCAAACTGTATTAGActattcaatatttttatttgtaactAGCCAAATAGCTGTGGTAATGTCAGTGTCAGTGTTGATTGTGTATCTGTCATCAACTCAGGAGAATGTTCCCCTCTGTCCGAGTCAAGGTGCACAATCTGGATCCCTTCCAGCAATACTCCATTGCCATGGACATCATGCCTGTGGACTCAAAGAGATACAGGTATACTGTGGTCTGTCCTTCAGTCTGAactgattaattaaaaaaaaaacatgaaggtcaaaataacataaatgaagatgatgagAAATGTAAAAGATTGGTGAATCTGATAAGGTAAATCCTGAATTGTGAAATTGCATACACTTGTTTCAAATGATTAAATCATGTACTGATGAGAAGGAGCAATACTTAAAGAAATCCAAGTTATTGTTATTATCTTCTGTTTTAGGTATATATACCACAGCTCTCAATGGATGGTGGCTGGAAACACAGATTCATGTATCTCCCCTCATCTGTATGTCCACCCGGACTCGCCATGTTCCGGAGAGAACTGGATGAGACAGGTGATTAGCTTCGATCGTGTAAAACTCACCAACAATGATATGGATGACAAAGGCCATGTGAGTACCCTTTCTTTCACTTGATTACCACTACACTACAACATAAATCAATTACCAATAACACTTAAAAATACATACTCAATGTGTCCAATGTCATTTGAAATTCAGATAATCCTGAAGTCTATGCACAAGTACAAGCCACGCATACACGTTATTCTGCGTAGTCCTCTTGAACGTGTGTCACAGACTTACTATCACTGCCAGCAGAGGGTGTGTACACCTTCTCCTTCCCTGAGACTCAGTTCACCACTGTCACAGCCTACCAAAACCAACAGGTAACTTATCTCAACAGTTTTCTGTTTTATCTTGGATTAATATAAATTAAGAGCAGAATGTGGAAATGTTAAGCTTCATATGGTGCTGAATTTATGTAGGAAAATTTGACAGTAGCATCCAAAAGTCTGGGACTACACTGAAACCTGTGGGGGGGTTTTCAACAAAAGTTTTAGAATCTTGTAAAACGGATGATAAAATATGTGccatagagaaaaaaaaaaactttgtggAGACTGACCAACATGTATTTACAGTATACGGCAGTAAAATGTAAGTAAAGTTCATAGTGACATGAGCGCCAACATGCTTCCAACCAATATGAAAACAAGATAATCGAGGTAAAACGTTTATTGTGCCGCTGCCGCATTCCGTCCAGCCGACCTTTCCTTCACAGCGGTGCACTTTTATTCTTCCCTAAAAGCCCAAACTTTCCTCCAAATCAGCCAAATAAGCGAGTGTTGTAATAGTACAATAGTCCCAGACTTTTGGAGTAGAATCTAAAAGTCTAGGACTACACTGAAATCTGTGGGGGggttttcaaaaaaagttttagaatcttgtaaaagaaaatatgtgctatagagaaaaaaaaaaaattgtggagACCAACATGTATTTACAGTATACGGCAGTAAAATCATATGTAAGTAAAGTTCATAGTGACATAAGCGCCTttgtctttaaagggttaggttcacccaaaaattctcttattaatcactcaccttcatgtcgttacaaacctgtcagacattcgttcatcttcggaacacaaatgaagatctttttaatgaaatctgagagcttccTGTCCCTTCATTGACAGAAGGGCTGTGCgattaattgtaatttatttttgcttCCAATCAATATGAAAACAAGATAATCGAGGTAAAACGTTTATTGTGCCGCTGCTTTCATTCTTCCCTAAAAGCCCAAACTTCCATCCAAATCAGCCAAATAAGCGAgtgttgtaaaatgcagtctaCTCTTGCTAAATTGCAGGACATGCCTGATATTAAACAATCATTAAAAGGGCATTAAGCTGTGAAAGAAACGGAACGTGCATAAGCAAAGTATACTGTGGGCTTCGAATTCACCTACAAATGGTCAAGTAACCTGCAGGCAATAATGATAGAATGCCTTGTTGGTAATTATCGTcataacagtatattggatccgtgttttcggtcttaaagtgacagcagcccaATATTACTGCTTTAGTCTGTATCATTATtgttaaacaacaaaagacaattaCAGTTATAAAGAGCAgagagtgattttctttgtctcttgttctttgattaatatgaaaaacagcagcaggaatattagactgctgtcactttaagagtttatgCACAGACCcaaaatactgttacacaactTGTGTTGTCTGTGCAATAAAAGCACTATTTAACCAGAGTCAATGAGATGAATGACTGAGAGGAGGCAGGTGTGTGTCACGTCGCCGTAGGAAAGAAGAGAGCGAGAACACGCAATTACCTGTGACGTTATTGCCTGTGCCATAAAACAAATCGGCTCAGAATCGCCTGGTCACAGGTCCAGGCCGATAATGCGGGAAATCTGCTGATTCTGGTCCCTGGCCGGTCAATTGGTGCATCTCtactttattcagtttctgttgTAGGCTATTACTTATCTGAATACCACTGTTAGGCTATGTCTACATTAATCCGGAGACATTTGAAAACAGAGTTTTTCACTCTTCAGCCACACTCAAGCGTTTTCCAAAAGTTTCTTATCCACACTGAAACGTCTGAAAACGCTTAAATCACCTTACTGTGCATGTGTAAAACATACTAAAAGCTCACAAAATGATGCAGAGAGAGCAGATATATAAAAATTTTCAGGCTATTCTTCTGGTACAATCATTTTATTAGCATAATATCGTATCACTCACTGTTGCGTCCAGGTCACGCTCAAAATCGGGTTTAAAATGCAGCTGTAATCATTTTGCCACGCAGGATGGCAAATGTGAGTAAATTCATCTTTGCAGGGATGTAATATGAAGATTCTTTAAAGGAGCATTTATCTTGAGCAATACTGTTAATGTAAATAGAAGGGCACAACTATGCCAGTATAAGTATAGATACCTATGGGTACAATATGCgtcacatgactaaacatgCATCATCATTTTCAAATACCTCAGTATTTCCCATCCACACTACAACGCGAAAACTGTGATTTCAAATTTATTCACTTTGGAGAGCTTTGTCAAAAATCTAAGTTTTCCTTGACAAAAATGCTGTCTCAGTGAGGACGGAAGGCAAAAACGTAGAGAAAAAGACGAAAACGTATTAGtgtgttttcaaactaaaatgttttagtGTGGACAAGGCCTTAGTATATCTTCCTGAAAAACGTATGTGTAATGATGTAACGATGTATCGATACCCACGTCATGATTCTATACATATCACGATGCTGATACATATTGTGATACTTCAAGGCATATACCACAATACATATTTTCACTATCCACTCTAcattttgttgcatttttgtattgtgttttattgtgaaacGATaaattgttacacccctaatgtttatttaattttgttcttattgtattactgactgtttacttgtcttctgTAACTGTTTTGAGGACCTTTTacttacattagttaacatagtATTAGTTTTTGCTGAAGTAGCCTA belongs to Megalobrama amblycephala isolate DHTTF-2021 unplaced genomic scaffold, ASM1881202v1 scaffold265, whole genome shotgun sequence and includes:
- the tbx22 gene encoding LOW QUALITY PROTEIN: T-box transcription factor TBX22 (The sequence of the model RefSeq protein was modified relative to this genomic sequence to represent the inferred CDS: deleted 2 bases in 1 codon), whose translation is MQGISTRAHAISVYASGKSCKKMKVENMKNEKLQYVLEYDRDTPTGTFIDPQGQRNDRKKKSVKLRKPAESEAAREIRVDLQGSDLWKRFHEIGTEMIITKVGRRMFPSVRVKVHNLDPFQQYSIAMDIMPVDSKRYRYIYHSSQWMVAGNTDSCISPHLYVHPDSPCSGENWMRQVISFDRVKLTNNDMDDKGHIILKSMHKYKPRIHVILRSPLERVSQLLSLPAEGVYTFSFPETQFTTVTAYQNQQITKLKIDRNPFAKGFRERNGGVLGGILESHSWHSPFNLDFKSFAMELQGRCYGSSASFDITSSMTSFLPSSFAQAAHPITFSSPQCCKIFPSNSFQTYRAYCNICLGKLNSYTGLRPMLDLPFMTNKKKGDICRSHWLHDSTTTCTSVHPIHNISAGWTSGHYQSKNENMASAFVSPYSYSFPMRHQFSTVAHLKLANGESPVH